In Clostridium sp. SY8519, one genomic interval encodes:
- a CDS encoding ABC transporter permease produces the protein MQASLGKRIYDTYGTYIILVVLIIFFSVTSPGFFSIGNLTNLLRTGAVYILFGCGMTFVMISGKIDLSIGAIAALVGCTVSLCIQAGMTTIPASIVGIIVGLVCGFINGFCIAKLRVPFFIMTAGMMYAASGLALVITHETSVRIANAASARIPFEFWGSKRIGVIPSQFIVAVIFFVICLYIMKNTKMGRYTYAIGSNEKTARLSGVNVDKYNILIFTLNGLAAAIAGLVLASRLMTGSPNVADGGYNILAIAAAAIGGTSLTGGEGNIAKTVVGAFVLTVISTGLNIMGVTSSVQNIVIGAVLVIVVAVDMLGRRRQE, from the coding sequence ATGCAGGCTTCATTAGGAAAAAGGATTTATGATACATACGGAACATATATCATACTTGTGGTGCTGATCATTTTCTTTTCCGTCACTTCCCCGGGATTTTTCTCCATTGGGAATCTGACGAATCTGCTCCGGACCGGCGCGGTATATATTCTGTTCGGGTGCGGAATGACATTTGTCATGATTAGCGGAAAGATCGATCTGTCCATCGGCGCGATCGCGGCTCTGGTGGGCTGTACCGTGTCCCTTTGCATACAGGCGGGAATGACGACGATTCCGGCTTCCATTGTGGGTATAATCGTGGGTCTGGTCTGCGGATTCATCAACGGATTCTGCATCGCAAAGCTGCGGGTGCCGTTCTTTATCATGACTGCCGGCATGATGTACGCGGCCAGCGGTCTGGCGCTTGTGATTACCCATGAGACTTCTGTCAGGATCGCAAACGCGGCATCTGCCAGGATCCCCTTTGAATTCTGGGGGTCCAAGCGGATCGGTGTGATTCCTTCCCAGTTTATTGTTGCAGTGATCTTTTTTGTGATCTGCCTTTATATTATGAAAAATACAAAAATGGGCCGTTATACCTATGCCATCGGCAGCAATGAGAAAACTGCCCGGCTGTCCGGGGTAAATGTGGACAAATATAACATCCTGATTTTCACCCTGAACGGGCTTGCGGCAGCGATTGCCGGCCTGGTGCTGGCCTCCCGGCTGATGACCGGAAGCCCCAATGTGGCAGACGGAGGGTACAACATTCTGGCGATTGCCGCGGCGGCCATCGGCGGCACCAGCCTTACCGGCGGCGAAGGCAATATCGCGAAAACGGTGGTAGGCGCCTTTGTCCTGACGGTAATCAGTACCGGACTGAACATTATGGGCGTAACCTCTTCGGTACAGAATATCGTAATCGGTGCGGTGCTGGTAATCGTGGTAGCCGTGGATATGCTCGGACGGCGCAGACAGGAGTAA
- a CDS encoding MerR family transcriptional regulator, producing the protein MVTYPSINRKLSISEMAQINDITRQTLIYYDKIDLFKPDITEPNGYRYYSTLQIPLLREICFLRSIGMPLDEIRKNNKYNNSTTTIELLDAQNAKLDAEIHRLAAQKQKIEERIQVYQQPNEYDGSELSSPRVQHFPERHLIYHAWNKSDLTRHGLHFALMKAWNESERYDLLPSSRYGTLIFQEDLQKDRPLQHAGCGCIIDADECVEEASANIHVLQEGEYVCLQRFGMPYEPEPVRKLRRWIDRNGFEIVGNIFDECLMDGSFYESENEPDFCELQIPVRRRA; encoded by the coding sequence ATGGTTACTTATCCTTCTATTAACCGAAAATTATCTATCTCTGAGATGGCGCAGATCAACGATATCACCCGCCAGACTCTGATCTACTACGATAAAATTGATCTTTTCAAGCCGGACATTACCGAACCGAACGGGTACCGCTATTACAGCACGCTGCAGATTCCCCTTCTGCGGGAAATCTGTTTTCTCCGTTCCATCGGCATGCCTCTGGATGAAATCCGCAAAAACAACAAATATAACAATTCCACAACCACCATCGAACTTCTGGACGCGCAGAATGCCAAGCTGGACGCGGAAATCCACAGGCTTGCTGCCCAGAAGCAGAAAATCGAAGAACGGATCCAGGTCTATCAGCAGCCCAATGAATACGACGGCAGTGAACTTTCTTCGCCAAGGGTACAGCATTTTCCTGAGCGGCATCTGATTTACCACGCCTGGAACAAATCAGATCTGACCCGCCACGGTCTGCATTTCGCGCTGATGAAAGCCTGGAATGAATCGGAACGGTACGATCTGCTGCCTTCCAGCCGCTACGGCACCCTGATCTTTCAGGAGGATCTGCAAAAGGACCGGCCGCTGCAGCATGCCGGCTGCGGATGCATCATAGACGCGGACGAATGTGTCGAAGAGGCCTCCGCAAATATCCACGTGCTTCAGGAAGGGGAATACGTCTGTCTCCAGCGGTTCGGCATGCCTTACGAACCGGAGCCCGTCCGAAAGCTCCGCCGCTGGATTGACCGAAACGGCTTCGAAATCGTCGGCAATATCTTCGACGAATGCCTGATGGACGGAAGCTTCTACGAAAGCGAAAATGAACCGGATTTCTGCGAACTGCAGATACCGGTGCGCAGGCGCGCCTGA